The candidate division WOR-3 bacterium nucleotide sequence TTCTCCTGTTGCCTGCGCTCGACCTTGACGAGTTGCTGGCGCTACGGGTATCATATGAAACGCGCAAGCGTCAGGCAGGGGGTCACGATGTGCCTTGGCCGGCCCTCGGCCGATGCGTTGACAATGGTGCGGGCGAGTTTAGAATCGAACCATGAAAGCGTGCCTTGTCGTTCTGTCCGCGCTCGGACTAACCGTTACATGCGGCACAGGCCACCAGAAGGTCACGGTGAAGTTCTGGCATGCGATGGGGGGCGAGTCGCAGAAAACCCTGAAAGCGATGTGCGAGGAGTTCGAACGCACTCATCCCGGCATTCGGATCGAGCTTGTAGGGATGGGCAACTACGATGCTCTGTCTCAGAAGTTGATGGCCGCGGTTGCGGCTCAAGAGCCACCAACCATTTCTCAGATGTATGAGAACTGGACAAGCCAGCTTCTGGCCACCGGCGAACTCGTATTCCTTGATAGCTTCGTGCGCGGGCCGGACGGACTTTCCGAGGCAGACTTGGCCGACATCTATCCAGCGCTGCTTGAGAACAACTCCTGGGACGGCAGACTCTTGACCCTGCCGTTCAACAAGTCGGTGCCGGTGTACTACTATAACGTGCCGATGTTTGAGCAGGCAGGATATTCGGAGTTTCCCAAGACCTGGTCCGAGTTCAGAGAAGCCGTGAACCGACTAACGAAGCGGGACCCGGCCGGGAATACTGAAGTTTGGGGTGCGGCTGGCGGGACCGATATCTGGATATTTGGTTCGATGCTGTTTCAGAAGGGTGGGCGATTTGTTGACAAGGAGGACGGCAGGCCTGAGTTCAACAGCCCGGCTGGCGTGGCGGCACTGCAGTTTCAGGTTGACATGGTGCTTAAGGACCGGGTGCAGAATACCGACGTTGGCCGGACGCCGATGGACGACTTTCTTGTTGGGAAAATTGCTACTCTGACTGGCAGTTCGACTTGGCGAGCACCGGTGGTGAAGAATGAAACGTTCAAGGTCGGGATGGCACCGATACCGACCTGGGACCGGCCCGCGGCAATTGTGTACGGTACGAACATTGGTATGTTTCGGCGCGCCAAATCTGAGGAGAAGGCGGCGGCATGGGCCTTCATCAAGTGGTTCATATCGCCCGAGCAGCAGACTGAGTGGTCGCTTGGGACGTGGTACGTGCCGATACACCGCCGGTGCCTCAATGACCCGCGGATCAAGGAGCGGTTTGCTAGTACACCTGGGCTGAAGGAGGCCTACGCCCAGATGGACTGCGCAGTGTTCGAACCCAGGGGACTACGGTGGCTTGCCGGTCGCAAGGCGCTGGTTGAGGAACTTGAACAGGCGATGCTCGGAGCCAAGACTCCAAAACAGGCCTTGGACGATGCGGCAGCTCGGTACCAGCAAGGGAGAGAATAGATAGGAGCAGGAGAAGGGAGAGAGCAGGGCGTTAGGAACAGGTTCGAGTAGGGCCGAAATCAGAGCGGGATCAGAAGTAGCGGTTGAGTCGTCAGGCCGGCAGTCAGTACTCGACTGAGTCGAGAATGAGGCCGTGAGCCGGAGCAGTCTGGAATGGTCGGTGCTTCCTACCAGCCAGCGCGGCCCGGATATCGGCCAGTCTGATTCTGCCTGCACCATAGGCCACGACCGCGCCGACTATTCTCCGTACCATTTTGTAGAGAAACCGGTCACCCTTGACGGTTACGAGAATCTCGTCGCCATGTTCGACTAAACTGGTGCGAGTAACGGTGCAGAAGGCGCTGGCTGATTCATCAGCCAGCCGCAGATGGCAGAAGGCACAGAAGTCATGCCGACCGGCAAAGAGCTCAAGCGCCCGGCGCATGCGGTCGGACTCGAGTGGAAAGCAATACTCCCAGGCCCGAGACATGCGTAGGGGCGAGCGGTCCCGTAGGATGCGGTAGAGGTAGGTCTTGCTCCTAGCACTGTACCGGGCATGGAATTCGGGCGGAGCTTCCGCAACCTCCTTGACGAGTATCTCACGGGGTAGGTGAAAGTTCAGCGCACGGCAGATGCGGTTGAGCGGTATAGCTGAGTCCCAGTAGAAGTTGGCAACGTAGTTGCGGGCCGAGACTCCAGCATCGGTGCGCGAACAACCGTTGATTTTGACTGGCCGGCCTAGGATTTTTGCAAGCGCGGATTGGAGTTCGCCTTGGACGGTACGAATCCCAGGTTGGAACTGCCAACCGGCAAAGCCTGAGCCGTCGAATTCGAGCAGCAGCCTGATGTTGTACTTGGGCGTCCGACATCCGGAATCTAGAGCGATCCTAGAAGCCCCGGTTTCCACAAGAGCAGGTTCGGATTTGGGTTTTAGCAACGGGACTTCTGGTTGCCGGCACAGGGGGGTATCGCCCCGCCGCAATTTGCGAGGTTCGACTAACGCGTGTCCCTCAGGCACTTCATGCAGAACCGAGCGTGCGGTACGATTTCGAGGCGGGCTTTGGGGATGTGGTCGCCACATTTCTCACATGCACCGTAAGTTCCGCTAGAGATGCGGCGCAGCGCATCGTCAATCTCACGCAGGGTCGCACTTTCGATCGAGCGTAGTCTTGAAGCGAGCTCACGCTGGTAGCTCTCGGTGCCTTGGTCAGCGGTGTGGGTGCGGTGCCGGGATAGGTCGCCGGTCGCATCTGGTGCACACGCTTCCATGATTTTCTCGGCGATTGCACCCTGACGCAGTATCCGCTGTTTTTCCGCGAGCAGCGCCTTCTCGAACTTCAGAATTTCGGCCTTGGTCAGCTTTCTAGGTTTGTTCATTCTTAATCCGTTTCAGTGCCAGTCTTACCGCTTCACCGTTTACTGTCGTCTCGCTGGCGATATCCGGGTCGGGGGGCGATGCGTTGCTGATTGTCAGTGCGAGCGTTTCGCGGCTGATGTAGTCCCGGTAATCGTTGACCGCTTCGGTCAGTCGCGGGGAAGCGATGCAGTAGAGCCGGATGCGGTCAGTGACCTCGAAGCCGGCCTGCTTGCGCATTCCCTGTATCTT carries:
- a CDS encoding ABC transporter substrate-binding protein, with translation MKACLVVLSALGLTVTCGTGHQKVTVKFWHAMGGESQKTLKAMCEEFERTHPGIRIELVGMGNYDALSQKLMAAVAAQEPPTISQMYENWTSQLLATGELVFLDSFVRGPDGLSEADLADIYPALLENNSWDGRLLTLPFNKSVPVYYYNVPMFEQAGYSEFPKTWSEFREAVNRLTKRDPAGNTEVWGAAGGTDIWIFGSMLFQKGGRFVDKEDGRPEFNSPAGVAALQFQVDMVLKDRVQNTDVGRTPMDDFLVGKIATLTGSSTWRAPVVKNETFKVGMAPIPTWDRPAAIVYGTNIGMFRRAKSEEKAAAWAFIKWFISPEQQTEWSLGTWYVPIHRRCLNDPRIKERFASTPGLKEAYAQMDCAVFEPRGLRWLAGRKALVEELEQAMLGAKTPKQALDDAAARYQQGRE
- the truA gene encoding tRNA pseudouridine(38-40) synthase TruA; the protein is MLKPKSEPALVETGASRIALDSGCRTPKYNIRLLLEFDGSGFAGWQFQPGIRTVQGELQSALAKILGRPVKINGCSRTDAGVSARNYVANFYWDSAIPLNRICRALNFHLPREILVKEVAEAPPEFHARYSARSKTYLYRILRDRSPLRMSRAWEYCFPLESDRMRRALELFAGRHDFCAFCHLRLADESASAFCTVTRTSLVEHGDEILVTVKGDRFLYKMVRRIVGAVVAYGAGRIRLADIRAALAGRKHRPFQTAPAHGLILDSVEY
- a CDS encoding TraR/DksA C4-type zinc finger protein → MNKPRKLTKAEILKFEKALLAEKQRILRQGAIAEKIMEACAPDATGDLSRHRTHTADQGTESYQRELASRLRSIESATLREIDDALRRISSGTYGACEKCGDHIPKARLEIVPHARFCMKCLRDTR